One genomic window of Fusobacterium sp. includes the following:
- the rfbF gene encoding glucose-1-phosphate cytidylyltransferase — protein MKAVILAGGYGTRLSEATNLIPKPMVEIGGKPILWHIMKTYSHYGINEFIICCGYKGYVIKEWFSNYFLHTSDITFDLQNNGMTVHDCHSENWKVTLVDTGLETMTGGRIKRIEKYIGNETFLLTYGDGVTDLNIGESIKFHKESGKTLTVTAYKPQGKFGSLDIDEVGNVKAFTEKPAGDGSWINAGYFICEPEVFNYITEGDSTIFERTPLENIAKDGKMNSFKHTGFWKPMDILRDNKELNDMWDSGKAPWKVW, from the coding sequence ATGAAGGCAGTGATATTAGCAGGTGGATATGGAACAAGACTTAGTGAAGCAACAAATCTTATCCCAAAACCAATGGTAGAAATAGGAGGAAAACCTATTCTATGGCATATTATGAAGACATATTCTCACTATGGAATAAATGAATTCATCATCTGTTGTGGGTATAAAGGATATGTAATAAAAGAGTGGTTTTCAAATTATTTTCTTCATACAAGTGATATAACATTTGATCTGCAAAATAATGGAATGACAGTACATGACTGTCATTCAGAAAATTGGAAAGTAACTCTTGTAGATACAGGACTTGAAACTATGACAGGTGGAAGAATCAAAAGAATAGAAAAGTATATAGGAAATGAAACTTTTCTTTTAACATATGGTGATGGGGTAACAGATTTAAATATAGGTGAAAGTATAAAATTTCATAAAGAAAGTGGTAAAACTTTAACTGTTACAGCATATAAACCACAAGGAAAATTTGGATCTTTAGATATAGATGAAGTGGGAAATGTAAAAGCTTTTACAGAAAAGCCAGCAGGAGATGGAAGCTGGATAAATGCAGGGTATTTCATATGTGAACCAGAAGTATTTAATTATATAACTGAAGGAGATTCAACTATATTTGAAAGGACTCCTCTTGAAAATATAGCTAAAGATGGAAAAATGAATTCATTTAAACATACAGGATTCTGGAAGCCTATGGATATATTGAGAGATAATAAAGAGTTGAATGATATGTGGGATAGTGGAAAAGCTCCATGGAAAGTATGGTAA